The following coding sequences lie in one Candidatus Binatia bacterium genomic window:
- a CDS encoding DUF1302 domain-containing protein, with the protein MNDLRQRTTIIPARRIGVVLVVIVALLALAPAAGALYLDDAQNWVLRARVYSQFGVRTLDSEGDTQPVTKAGQLVQNRNFYNPELDAKLTPYLTGLRGTFLAWIVPDEFSGRLAAWGFYDGVYDYGAAEFATAASQTNKTFDDFTARPRRAWFIEGSSFRCPVRAGRNQICMPAPGKRFESIYDVYPGLEVKNARSVYSNRQRINELYLSYSKGPVFVRIGRQAISWGESDTIALLDQNNPFDLTLAVPGIFQGLDEARIPLWTLRTSVNLFSTLGPLSSGFVEAYWVPGDLDTNTGITPILGASPYSPPGQDPQSFIPSIVNGQFVLLDRQPSKNIENSRWGVRLQSVVARDYTVSAWYYTTFPNVPVPQALGLAATTQGNVFTVQTVHKLADVVGLGATFFFEPADGIVRLNAVGFLNEAAFVPEKNLSIPENDPASLQPFTKPGTVPRADFFRWEVGFDRFFFIRPLNPSNSFTLISAVVGSWNISESSTGQDFRYNGQLKPGRSGTSPGDYVDLPTVQAFGQFSLQTDYLHGRLTPRLTYIQYVSGTYAVVPTVTYRWRDWLLLGLDVVQIGGAFQGPGFFGDRGQISARLTYQLN; encoded by the coding sequence GTGAACGACTTGCGACAGCGCACAACGATCATTCCAGCGCGCCGGATCGGCGTCGTACTGGTCGTCATCGTCGCTCTCCTTGCGCTGGCTCCGGCCGCCGGGGCCCTCTATCTGGACGACGCGCAGAATTGGGTCCTTCGCGCCCGGGTGTACAGCCAATTCGGCGTGCGTACTCTCGACTCGGAAGGCGACACTCAACCGGTCACCAAGGCGGGCCAACTGGTTCAGAATCGCAATTTCTACAACCCCGAGCTCGACGCCAAACTGACGCCATACTTAACCGGTCTCCGCGGCACCTTCCTCGCCTGGATCGTCCCCGACGAATTCTCCGGTCGGCTGGCGGCGTGGGGTTTCTATGACGGCGTCTACGACTACGGTGCCGCCGAATTCGCCACCGCCGCCAGCCAGACCAACAAGACCTTCGACGACTTCACCGCGAGGCCGCGGCGCGCGTGGTTCATAGAAGGATCCAGCTTCCGGTGCCCCGTCCGCGCCGGCCGCAATCAAATCTGCATGCCGGCCCCCGGTAAGCGCTTCGAGTCGATTTACGATGTCTACCCCGGCCTCGAGGTCAAGAACGCACGCAGCGTTTATTCGAACCGACAACGCATCAACGAGCTCTACCTGAGCTACAGCAAGGGACCGGTGTTCGTCCGCATCGGCCGCCAGGCGATCTCCTGGGGCGAGTCGGACACGATTGCGCTGCTCGACCAGAACAACCCCTTCGACCTGACACTGGCCGTGCCAGGCATCTTTCAGGGCCTCGACGAAGCGCGCATCCCGCTCTGGACGTTGCGGACGAGCGTCAACCTGTTCAGCACCCTGGGGCCGCTTTCCAGCGGGTTCGTCGAGGCTTACTGGGTACCCGGCGATCTCGACACGAATACGGGAATAACGCCCATTCTGGGCGCCAGTCCGTACTCGCCACCGGGCCAGGACCCGCAGTCGTTTATTCCTTCCATCGTCAACGGGCAGTTCGTCCTGCTCGACCGGCAGCCTTCCAAGAACATCGAGAACAGCCGCTGGGGCGTGCGCCTACAAAGCGTCGTCGCCCGCGATTACACGGTCAGCGCCTGGTACTACACGACCTTCCCGAACGTCCCGGTGCCGCAAGCCCTTGGCCTTGCCGCCACCACCCAGGGAAACGTCTTCACGGTACAAACGGTGCACAAGCTCGCCGACGTCGTCGGCCTGGGAGCGACGTTCTTCTTCGAACCCGCCGACGGCATTGTGCGTCTGAACGCCGTCGGGTTTCTGAACGAGGCGGCGTTCGTCCCCGAGAAGAACCTCTCCATCCCCGAGAACGACCCGGCCTCGCTGCAGCCGTTCACCAAACCCGGCACCGTGCCGCGCGCCGACTTCTTCCGCTGGGAGGTCGGCTTCGACCGCTTCTTCTTCATCCGCCCGCTCAATCCGTCCAACAGCTTTACGCTCATCAGTGCCGTCGTCGGGTCGTGGAACATCTCCGAGTCGAGCACGGGACAGGACTTTCGTTACAATGGCCAGCTCAAACCCGGCCGGAGCGGAACCTCGCCCGGCGATTACGTCGACTTGCCAACCGTGCAGGCCTTCGGCCAATTCAGCCTGCAGACGGATTACCTGCACGGTCGCCTGACGCCGCGCCTGACCTACATTCAGTACGTCAGCGGCACCTACGCCGTCGTTCCTACAGTGACCTATCGCTGGCGGGACTGGCTCCTGCTCGGTCTCGACGTCGTCCAGATCGGCGGGGCATTTCAGGGGCCGGGTTTCTTCGGCGATCGGGGCCAAATCTCGGCCCGATTGACGTATCAGCTCAACTAG
- a CDS encoding helix-hairpin-helix domain-containing protein produces the protein MTRSKTIVAIVGAMLLAAVATAPVSVAMAEERLVDINSASVGQLAELKGIGPAKAEAIVAFRDKSGPFKSVDDLQQVSGIGEKLLATLRPQITVGPAAAALAPGAPAAAGKK, from the coding sequence ATGACCAGGAGCAAGACAATAGTGGCCATCGTGGGAGCGATGTTGCTGGCGGCCGTTGCCACGGCGCCGGTATCCGTCGCGATGGCGGAGGAAAGACTCGTCGACATCAACAGCGCTTCGGTCGGGCAATTGGCCGAACTGAAGGGCATCGGACCCGCCAAGGCCGAGGCCATTGTGGCCTTTCGCGACAAGAGCGGGCCGTTCAAGTCGGTAGACGATCTGCAGCAGGTAAGCGGGATCGGAGAGAAGTTGCTCGCCACGCTGCGCCCGCAGATTACGGTCGGGCCTGCTGCGGCCGCGCTGGCGCCCGGGGCTCCGGCGGCGGCTGGAAAGAAGTAA
- a CDS encoding cupin domain-containing protein: MSDLARISRGRRVEKPWGHELIWAEGTRYAGKLLHIKRGCQLSFQYHRCKEETIYLLSGALALEVATGDEERQQIQLAPGDSYHIPPGLRHRMTAVEDCVVLEVSTPELDDVVRLEDRYGRAGG, translated from the coding sequence ATGAGCGACCTCGCTCGCATATCGCGCGGGCGGCGCGTCGAGAAACCGTGGGGCCACGAGCTTATCTGGGCCGAAGGGACGCGATACGCCGGCAAGTTGCTGCACATCAAGCGCGGTTGTCAGCTCAGTTTCCAATACCACCGCTGCAAGGAGGAAACCATCTACCTGCTCAGCGGCGCACTGGCGCTGGAGGTGGCAACGGGGGACGAGGAAAGGCAGCAGATACAGCTCGCGCCGGGCGACAGTTATCACATACCGCCGGGCCTGCGGCACCGAATGACCGCAGTGGAAGACTGCGTCGTATTAGAAGTATCCACGCCCGAGCTAGACGACGTCGTGCGCCTCGAAGACCGCTACGGTCGGGCCGGCGGATGA
- a CDS encoding decaprenyl-phosphate phosphoribosyltransferase, giving the protein MTANTAPLAATGAATLRDVVKLLRPTQWAKNAVLFAALIFSKHLFVPWDVLVTVLGFFAFCGVSSGAYVMNDLRDCERDRQHPLKCLRPLPAGRVSQRAAVFLALALAAGGLLGAALLDPAFAGLTLLYVILQVAYTFWLKEAVILDVMAIASGFVIRAVAGGVLIHVPVSPWLIICTFLLALFLGFSKRRHELILLDDRAIEHRTSLREYSPYFLDQMIAVVTASTVVAYAIYTVSPEVREKLGTEKLYLTIPFVLFGIFRYLYLVHQKEEGGNPTQLLLSDRPLQVDVVLWIVTAAVLLYAQV; this is encoded by the coding sequence CTGCGCGACGTCGTCAAACTCCTGCGGCCGACGCAATGGGCGAAGAATGCCGTCCTGTTTGCGGCGCTGATATTTTCGAAGCATCTGTTCGTCCCGTGGGACGTTCTGGTGACGGTGCTGGGATTTTTCGCTTTCTGCGGCGTTTCCAGCGGCGCGTACGTCATGAACGACCTGCGCGATTGCGAGCGCGACCGGCAACACCCCTTGAAGTGCTTGCGGCCGCTGCCGGCCGGCCGCGTGAGTCAGCGTGCGGCGGTCTTTCTCGCCCTGGCGCTCGCTGCCGGCGGACTTCTCGGCGCGGCGCTACTGGATCCCGCCTTCGCCGGTTTGACGCTGCTCTATGTGATCCTGCAAGTGGCCTACACGTTCTGGCTGAAGGAAGCCGTCATCCTCGACGTGATGGCGATCGCCAGCGGCTTCGTCATCCGTGCGGTCGCCGGGGGGGTGCTGATCCACGTGCCGGTGTCTCCGTGGCTGATCATCTGCACGTTCCTGCTGGCGCTGTTCCTCGGCTTTTCGAAGCGGCGCCACGAGCTCATCCTGCTTGACGACCGCGCCATCGAACACCGCACCAGCCTGCGCGAGTACAGTCCGTACTTTCTCGATCAGATGATCGCCGTGGTCACGGCGTCGACGGTGGTGGCCTACGCGATATACACCGTCTCGCCGGAAGTGCGCGAGAAGCTCGGCACGGAGAAACTCTACCTCACCATCCCTTTCGTCTTGTTCGGCATATTCCGCTACCTCTACCTGGTGCACCAAAAGGAGGAAGGCGGGAATCCGACGCAGTTGCTGTTGAGCGATCGGCCGCTGCAGGTGGACGTGGTGCTGTGGATCGTGACGGCGGCCGTGTTGCTGTACGCCCAGGTATGA